The Microterricola viridarii genome segment TCGATCACTCGGCGCACGGGGCAACCTTCCTCCTCGCCTCCGGCACCCGTGCCGGGATCACGGGCCCGCTCGCGGGCGCCGAGTGGCTGGCAGTGGCCGACGTCACCCGGGCCCAGGGGCGCGCAGCCGCGGGCACCGGGGCGATCATCCGCTCCGCCGCCGTCCTCTCCGAGAGCGAAGCGGAGCAGGCGGCGACCCACCTCGTCACCGACCGGGTCGAGGCGCAGTTCGTGGACGGCCGCGTCGTCGCGCGGCGCGAACGCCGAATCGGGGCGATCGTCCGCTCGTCCGTCCCCGTGCGCGTGCAGGCCGACGATGGCGGGCGCACTGCCGCCCGCCGTGCCCTCGAAGAGCAAGGGCTCGGGGTGTTCCCCTGGTCGGAGGCCGCGGACGGTCTGCGCCGGCGCCTCGCCCTGCTGCATCGCGAACTCGGGTCGCCCTGGCCGGATGTCTCGGATGCCGCCCTGCTCGGCACCTTGGATTCCTGGCTCGGCCCGGAGCTCTCGGCCCTTGCCTCCGGCACCCCGGCCTCCCGCATCGATCTGGCCCCGGCGCTCCGGCGCGTCCTGCCCTGGCCTGCGGCGGTCGATCTGGACACGTTGGCCCCGGAGCGCCTCGAAGTCCCCAGCGGCTCACGCGTTCGGCTCAGCTACCCGCCCATCGATGACCCCGTGGCCCGGCCCGTCGTGGCCGTGAAGCTGCAGGAGTGCTTCGGCTGGGCGGAGACCCCGCGTCTCGTGGGAGGCCGCGTGCCGGCGTTGTTCCACCTGTTGTCGCCGGCCGGGCACCCCCTCGCGGTGACCGACGACCTGGCCTCGTTCTGGGCCGGCCCCTACGCACAGGTGCGTGCAGAGATGCGCGGCCGCTACCCGAAGCACCCGTGGCCAGAGGACCCCTGGTCCCATGTGCCCACCAAGCACACCACGCGGCGAGCCGCGCTGGGCTAACTACTCGCCCCTCGCTCTTCCACGCGGTACGGGGCGAGGTCCCGGGCCCGGCGTGACGCCGGGCCCGGGACACTGGCACCGTCTCAGTCGAAGAGGTCGGTGTGCAGCAGTGCGAACATGACCGCGTGGACGCGGTCGCGCAGACCCCCGCCAATGCCGACCGGGTCGGCCGCCAGCGCATTCCGTGCAGCGGACTCCGTCACGCTCGGGAGCACCGCGAGCATGAGGTCGTTCCCGGCGATGATCGCCTGGCCCGGGTCCATGAACGCGCCGAGCACAGCGTCGGACGACACGACGCCCTGGAAACCCCATTCGCCGCGGAGCACGTCCTCGAGGAGGGCCTCGTTGCCGCCCGACCAGCGGGCGCCGACGTGGACGAACGAGCTCATCGCTCCGTTCGCGCCGCCGTCCTTGACGGTGATCTCGAACGGACGCAGGTACAGCTCGCGGATCGCCTGCTCGTCGGCCCACACATGCACTCCGCTGCGGGCGTTGATCTCCTGCTCGTTGAGTGCGAAGTGCTTCATGAACGTGATGAGGCCGGTGCTCTGGGCGCCGGCGACCATTGCGGCGCCCATCGTGCCGGAGACGACCGGGTCCTCCGAGTAGTACTCGAAGTTGCGGCCGCCGAGGGCGGTGCGGTGCAGGTTCATGCCGGGGGCGTACCAGCCCTGGACGCCGTAGGCGTTCGCCTCGGCGCCGATCGCTTCACCCATCGCCCGGGCGAGGTCGGTGTTCCAGGTGGAGGCGATCACGACCTCGGTCGGGAAGGACGCGGCGGTGATGTCTCCGAAGAAGAAGTTCAGCCCGGCGGGGCCGTCCAAAAGCACGCCGGAGGGCACGCCGAGGCGTTCGATCTCTGCGGTCTGGTAGCCGCCGTTCGCGAAGACCTTGATCAGCTCGTCCGTCGTGAACTGGTCGAGGAAGTCCTCCCACTTCGCGTCGTCGTAGTCGAGGCCCCGCAGGTCCTCGAGCCGGAGTCCGTGGTCGACGCCCTGTGTGGGGGCCGTGCCCTCGGCCGGGATGACCTCCGGGTACATCTCCGCGAGCAGCTCCGCGGAAGCCGTTCGGTCACCGTCAGGGGTCGTCGGATAGGTGCTCTCCCACTCGTCACGCGAGAGGAAGGTCAGGTCGCCCGACGCATCCTCGAATCGGCTCTCGAGCGCGACGCCCGTTGCCTCGTCGGTGTCGTAGACGACGTCTGCCGCGACGGTGGTGTCGAATTCGGCGACGGGCGAGTGCACGTCGCGCGAGACGGCGATGCCGTAGTTGCCTGCTTCGAGCAGGTAGGCGCCGCGAGCACCGTCCCAGGAGGACATGTCGCGCACGTCGTAGGCGATCGTGACGGTCTCGGACTGGCCGGGCTCCAGGAGCGAGGTCTTGGCGTAGCCGGCGAGCTCGATCGCGGACTTCTCGATGCCGCCCGGTGTGTAGGGCGCGGAGAAGTAGAGCTGCACGACGTCCTTGCCGGCCGCTTGGCCGGTGTTGGTCACGACGACGTCGACGCTCACCGTGCCGTCGGTGACGACGGGTTCGGCGGCCTGCCAGTCGAAGGACGTGTAGCTGAGGCCGTGGCCAAAGGGGAACTGCACGGCGGCCGCGTAGCCCTCCTCGTCGTCCGCGAAGCGGGTTTCGTAGTAGCGGTAGCCGACGTAGATTCCCTCCTCGTACTCAAGGAAGGAGCGCTTCGTGTTCGCGTAGTCGTAGTCGCCGAAGTTTTCGGTGCCGGGCGCACTCGCGACGTCGGTGGCGTAGGTGTCGGTGAGGCGGCCCGACGGGTTCACGTCGCCGTCGAGGATCTTGGCAAGGGAGACGGCACCCCGGGGGCCGGGCGTGCCGATCCAGAGCGCGCCCGTGATCTGGGGGTACTCGTCGAGGAAGCCCAGTTCCATGGCGTTGCCGGCGTTGATGACGACCACAACGTTCTCGAAACTCCCGGTCACGGTGTCGAGGAGCTGCCGCTGGGTGCCACTCAGCGCCAGCTGCTCCGGCGCTGCATCGGAAGCTTCCACGCTCGAGCTGGCCAGGACCACGAGTGCCGTGTCGGCGAACTCGCTCGCCTGCGCCATGACGTCTCCGGTCAGGTAGTCTGGCGCCGGTTCGCCGGCCTCGCCGCCGCCACCGGTGAGTGCCCCGATCACCTGGATGAGGCCGGTGCTGGAGCCCGCCTTGGACTTCGCCCCTGCCGCCTCCATGGCTGCCTTCAGCTCCGGGTTGGTGGCGATTCCCTGCTCCTCGAGAGCCTCGTAGAGGCCCACTGCGGTCGATTGGTCGCCGGCGCCCGATCCGCCGCCGCCGAAGCGGAGGTTGAACGAGTCGAAGCCGAAGACGTTGACGGCCTGCTCCGCGAGGGGCAGCACGTCATTGTCGTTCTTCAGCAGCACGATGCCCTCGTCAGAGATGTCCTCGGCGAGGCCGGTCGCGTAGGCGCGCGCCGCGACGCCGTCGGCGGTCGAGCTGTCGACCTTGACGGAGAGCAGTCGGTTCACATCGGCGATCACCGGGGCGGCGACGATGCCGACAATGGCGAGGACGGCGACCGCGACGCTCCACCCGGCGATGCGGCGCGGACGCGCCTTGAGGCGCCGGTAGGCCCGTTCCGCGCGCCGTGCTTCACGGCGCTCGGCCCGGGACATGGAGGCGCGTGCGGCCTTCGCCTCGGATTTCTCGGCCCTCCGCGCTGCGCGCGCGGCTTCGCGGTCGGCGGACTTGGCGGCCTTGCGGTCGGCGGGCGTCATCGCCTGCAATTCGGTCTTCCGCTGGAGCTTCGCGGCCTTTTCGGCGGCGAGTCGCTCCTTCGCGGCTTGCTTCAGTTCTGTGCGGGATTCCATCTCAGTGTTCTCAGTCGTGGGTTGGGGGTGGACAGGGAGGGTGTGCTCAGGTGACAGTGCGGTTCCGGCGGAGTGCGGCCCGGGTCAGGTTCGCGGCGCCCCGCCAGAAGCGGCCGTTGACCATGAGGAGGAAGCCGTCGAGCATTGCCTCGTCGAACTTTCCCCCGGTGAGCCGTGGGATCGAGCGGAAGGGCATGTCGAGGACGAACTTGACGTTGTTCGACGCGTGCGGGCGCCCCACCCGCATGAGCAGTGCGCTCGTCGTGGTGATGAGTCCGTGCAGGACGGAGGCGAAGCCGCCGCGGCCTGCGGTCTGCGCGATGATGTCGCTGCGCGTGAGGGTGCCGCCTCGTGGCCAGTTCGGTGACGGGAGTTCGCGTCCGAGCAGTGCGGCGAACTCGGCCGAATCGACGTCTGCAACGTGTCCGGAGACGTAGTGGGGGAGGGCGTCCGCCCTGGCCGACCACGGCGTCCCTTCACTGTCGACGGGGGCGTCGAGTCGGATGTCGCGCGAGGAGGCGCCGGCCAGCACCCGGTAGCGCCCGGGCACGCCGCGCCAGGCGCCGGTCTCGACGTCGTAGGCATCGAAGGCGTGCTCGGCCAGGTCGATGGTGACCTGGGCGCTGGCTCCGGGGTCGAGGTGGACCTTCGCGAATCCGCGAAGTTCGCGCGCGGCGCGCGCAACGCCGACCGCTGCGGACGGGGCTTCGACGTAGATCTGCACGATCTCGGCTCCGGCGCGCTCGCCCGTGTTGGTCACGGTCAGTCGGGCATGGGACGTGTCGGCCGTGAGGGCCGTGTATTCGAAACTCGTGTAGCTGAGGCCGTGGCCGAACGGATACCGCACGGCGGCGCCGACCTTGTCGTAGTACCGATAGCCGACGTAGATGCTCTCGCGGTGTTCGCTCGTGGCCTCGGTTCGACCGAAGTCCGCAGAGCTGGGCACGTCGGCGTAGGCGATCGGATAGGTCTCGGCGAGCTTGCCGCTCGGGTTGACCGCGCCGGTGAGGATGTCGGCGACGGCACGGCCCCCTCCTTGCCCGGCGAGATACGCGTGCACGATCGCCGCAGCGCGGTCGGCGAACGGGAGCTCCACCGGTGCTCCTCCGACGACGACGACGACGACGGGCTTGCCGAGTGCGAACAGCTCCTCGGCGAGCTCGAGTTGGTTTCGGGCGAGCGCCAGGTGCTTCCGGTCCACGGCCTCGGCCTCGGCGGATTCGTCAAGCCCCACGAAGAGCAGCACCGTGTCGGCCTTCGACGCGAGGGCGACGGCGCGACGGCGGCGCAGGCGGGAAGGGGAGTCCCGGCGCGTGTAGCCGGGAGCGAATCCGACGATCTCCAGGTCCGTCGCCCGCAGTGCGGTGAGCGGATCGTCCACCTGCGTGGGGTTGACGAGGGAGCTGCCGGCGCCTTGGTAGCGTGCGGTCTCGGCGAAGTCGCCGATCACGGCGATCCGGCCGCTGCCCTCGG includes the following:
- a CDS encoding glycoside hydrolase family 3 protein — protein: MESRTELKQAAKERLAAEKAAKLQRKTELQAMTPADRKAAKSADREAARAARRAEKSEAKAARASMSRAERREARRAERAYRRLKARPRRIAGWSVAVAVLAIVGIVAAPVIADVNRLLSVKVDSSTADGVAARAYATGLAEDISDEGIVLLKNDNDVLPLAEQAVNVFGFDSFNLRFGGGGSGAGDQSTAVGLYEALEEQGIATNPELKAAMEAAGAKSKAGSSTGLIQVIGALTGGGGEAGEPAPDYLTGDVMAQASEFADTALVVLASSSVEASDAAPEQLALSGTQRQLLDTVTGSFENVVVVINAGNAMELGFLDEYPQITGALWIGTPGPRGAVSLAKILDGDVNPSGRLTDTYATDVASAPGTENFGDYDYANTKRSFLEYEEGIYVGYRYYETRFADDEEGYAAAVQFPFGHGLSYTSFDWQAAEPVVTDGTVSVDVVVTNTGQAAGKDVVQLYFSAPYTPGGIEKSAIELAGYAKTSLLEPGQSETVTIAYDVRDMSSWDGARGAYLLEAGNYGIAVSRDVHSPVAEFDTTVAADVVYDTDEATGVALESRFEDASGDLTFLSRDEWESTYPTTPDGDRTASAELLAEMYPEVIPAEGTAPTQGVDHGLRLEDLRGLDYDDAKWEDFLDQFTTDELIKVFANGGYQTAEIERLGVPSGVLLDGPAGLNFFFGDITAASFPTEVVIASTWNTDLARAMGEAIGAEANAYGVQGWYAPGMNLHRTALGGRNFEYYSEDPVVSGTMGAAMVAGAQSTGLITFMKHFALNEQEINARSGVHVWADEQAIRELYLRPFEITVKDGGANGAMSSFVHVGARWSGGNEALLEDVLRGEWGFQGVVSSDAVLGAFMDPGQAIIAGNDLMLAVLPSVTESAARNALAADPVGIGGGLRDRVHAVMFALLHTDLFD
- a CDS encoding glycoside hydrolase family 3 C-terminal domain-containing protein; amino-acid sequence: MTIPNDPPQSGSAPVSLELVEQMTLLEKASLMSGANFWNTKPIARLGVPSIMLTDGPHGLRKQGGAADHLGLNASIPATSFPTASHLANSWDVRLLERVGAALGAEAAAEQVSVLLGPGLNIKRNPLGGRNFEYYSEDPLLSGKLAAAFIRGIQSHGVAASVKHFAVNSQETHRMSIDEIVDERALHEIYLEGFRIAITEGRAWTVMSSYNRVNGTYANENEPLMLDVLRRRWGFDGLVVTDWGGNNDRVAGLRAGNALEMPSTDGVTDLEIVRAVEDGSLDEKILDERVREVLTLIERTRQKTSDVVDHDDAHELAIEAARQAIVLLSNPHGQLPFTEGSGRIAVIGDFAETARYQGAGSSLVNPTQVDDPLTALRATDLEIVGFAPGYTRRDSPSRLRRRRAVALASKADTVLLFVGLDESAEAEAVDRKHLALARNQLELAEELFALGKPVVVVVVGGAPVELPFADRAAAIVHAYLAGQGGGRAVADILTGAVNPSGKLAETYPIAYADVPSSADFGRTEATSEHRESIYVGYRYYDKVGAAVRYPFGHGLSYTSFEYTALTADTSHARLTVTNTGERAGAEIVQIYVEAPSAAVGVARAARELRGFAKVHLDPGASAQVTIDLAEHAFDAYDVETGAWRGVPGRYRVLAGASSRDIRLDAPVDSEGTPWSARADALPHYVSGHVADVDSAEFAALLGRELPSPNWPRGGTLTRSDIIAQTAGRGGFASVLHGLITTTSALLMRVGRPHASNNVKFVLDMPFRSIPRLTGGKFDEAMLDGFLLMVNGRFWRGAANLTRAALRRNRTVT